In Candidatus Methylomirabilota bacterium, a genomic segment contains:
- a CDS encoding dioxygenase translates to MSDEASQTRRQFLRSATVLPAAFAVGASVDVQAQAPGAPPTPACGEGDAHTPAQTAGPYFKPNSPRRTSLVEPGTSGTRIVIAGTVRTTDCTPVPRALVDFWQADDRGHYDNAGDRLRGHQFTDGEGRYRLETIVPGHYPGRTRHIHVKVQAPSRPVLTTQLYFPGDPANERDGLFRPELVLNVREGRTGRAASFDFVLPVSSARRA, encoded by the coding sequence ATGAGCGATGAGGCGAGCCAGACTCGTCGGCAATTTCTGAGATCTGCGACCGTCCTGCCGGCGGCGTTCGCGGTGGGCGCGTCCGTGGACGTGCAGGCCCAGGCCCCCGGGGCTCCGCCCACGCCGGCCTGCGGCGAGGGCGACGCGCACACTCCCGCCCAGACGGCCGGGCCCTACTTCAAACCGAACTCCCCGCGGCGGACCTCGCTGGTCGAGCCGGGCACGTCGGGGACGCGGATCGTCATCGCGGGGACCGTCCGGACGACGGACTGCACACCGGTCCCGCGCGCGCTCGTGGACTTCTGGCAGGCCGACGACCGCGGGCACTACGACAACGCCGGGGATCGTCTGCGCGGGCACCAGTTCACCGATGGCGAGGGCCGGTACCGGCTCGAGACGATCGTGCCGGGCCACTATCCGGGTCGCACCCGCCACATCCACGTGAAGGTCCAGGCCCCGAGCCGGCCCGTCCTGACGACCCAGCTCTATTTTCCGGGCGACCCCGCCAATGAACGCGACGGGCTCTTCCGGCCCGAGCTCGTGCTGAACGTGCGCGAGGGTCGGACCGGCAGGGCGGCGAGCTTCGACTTCGTCCTGCCCGTGAGCAGCGCCCGGCGCGCGTGA
- a CDS encoding aldo/keto reductase produces MERRRLGKTDIEASILGFGGSEIGYQRVSARAVARLLGSALDAGLNIVDTAECYENSEVLIGQAIAGRRREVYLLSKCGHPDGWGREDWRPASLLASIERSLRRLRTEYLDLIQLHSCSRAELERGDAIAALERARDRGWARYIGYSGDGQAARYAVECGRFDTLQTSLSIADQEAVELTLPLARARGMGVIAKRPLANVAWTYARKPAEPYYQTYWSRLRVLDYPFLRGPAESAVATALRFTLSVPGVHAVIVGTARPERWEQNAALLRGGLLPAADVERIRTRWAQVADASWVGQV; encoded by the coding sequence ATGGAGCGGCGGCGCCTGGGGAAGACGGACATCGAGGCCAGCATCCTCGGCTTCGGCGGCTCCGAGATCGGTTACCAGCGGGTGAGCGCACGCGCCGTGGCCCGCCTGCTGGGCAGCGCCCTGGACGCCGGCCTGAATATCGTCGACACCGCCGAGTGCTACGAGAACAGCGAGGTCCTCATCGGGCAGGCGATCGCTGGCCGCCGCCGGGAGGTGTACCTCCTCAGCAAATGCGGGCATCCCGACGGCTGGGGGCGGGAAGACTGGCGCCCGGCCTCGTTGCTGGCCAGCATCGAGCGGAGCCTCCGCCGGCTCCGCACCGAGTACCTCGACCTGATCCAGCTCCACAGTTGCTCGCGGGCCGAGCTGGAGCGCGGCGACGCCATCGCAGCGCTCGAGCGGGCCCGGGATCGAGGCTGGGCCCGGTACATCGGCTACAGCGGCGACGGCCAGGCTGCCCGCTACGCGGTGGAGTGCGGCCGCTTCGACACGCTGCAGACGTCGCTGAGCATCGCCGACCAGGAGGCCGTGGAGCTGACCCTGCCCCTGGCGCGGGCGCGCGGGATGGGCGTGATCGCCAAACGGCCGCTGGCCAACGTGGCCTGGACCTACGCGCGGAAGCCCGCCGAGCCGTACTACCAGACGTACTGGTCGCGGCTGCGCGTGCTCGACTATCCGTTCCTGCGCGGCCCGGCCGAGAGCGCCGTGGCGACCGCATTGCGGTTCACGCTCAGCGTGCCGGGCGTGCACGCGGTCATCGTCGGCACGGCCAGGCCGGAGCGGTGGGAGCAGAACGCGGCGTTGCTTCGCGGGGGTCTGCTGCCGGCGGCCGACGTGGAGCGGATCCGGACGCGCTGGGCCCAGGTCGCCGACGCCTCCTGGGTGGGGCAGGTCTGA
- a CDS encoding ABC transporter ATP-binding protein codes for MEAPRAEARYLEVEGLVKSFGSDRAVDGVSFSIPRGRFLTLLGPSGCGKTTTLMSIAGLHRLDAGEIRVGGVPYTSVAGRVFVAPEKRDIGMVFQSYAIWPHMTVAQNVAYPLEIRKVDRAEIEDRVAEVLRLVGLGAMAGKLATQLSGGQQQRAALARAIVFHPKLLLFDEPLSNLDLKLREQMRVELKRIQREVGITSVYVTHDQAEALVMSDEIIVMSKGRIQQKGGPHDIYARPTNRYVSNFIGAANLLPGRIVRVTGPGRGEIEVGQGAERVQLPCRLGEGLAEGDAAVLSVRPENVEASRDNGGQPRLEGEVLQTIFLGNCLDCRVRWGEFEWKVLAHPRDRLQPGERVSLRLDPEHSLAVRP; via the coding sequence GTGGAGGCCCCACGCGCCGAGGCCCGGTATCTCGAGGTAGAGGGCCTCGTCAAGTCGTTCGGCAGCGATCGGGCGGTGGACGGCGTGTCGTTCTCGATTCCCCGGGGGAGGTTCCTCACCTTGCTGGGGCCCTCGGGCTGCGGCAAGACCACCACCCTCATGAGCATCGCCGGGCTTCATCGTCTGGACGCCGGCGAGATCCGGGTGGGCGGGGTTCCCTACACCTCGGTGGCCGGGCGCGTGTTCGTGGCGCCCGAGAAGCGCGACATCGGCATGGTGTTCCAGAGCTACGCCATCTGGCCCCACATGACGGTGGCCCAGAACGTGGCCTACCCCCTGGAGATCCGCAAAGTGGACCGGGCCGAGATCGAGGACCGGGTGGCCGAGGTCCTGCGTCTGGTGGGGCTCGGGGCCATGGCCGGAAAGCTCGCCACCCAGCTCTCGGGAGGCCAGCAGCAACGCGCGGCGCTGGCCCGGGCGATCGTCTTTCATCCCAAGCTCCTGCTGTTCGACGAGCCGCTGAGCAACCTGGACCTCAAATTGCGTGAGCAGATGCGGGTCGAGCTGAAGCGGATCCAGCGCGAGGTGGGCATCACGTCGGTCTACGTGACCCACGACCAGGCCGAGGCCCTGGTGATGAGCGACGAGATCATCGTCATGAGCAAGGGCCGGATTCAGCAGAAGGGCGGTCCCCACGACATCTACGCCCGCCCCACCAACCGGTACGTCAGCAACTTCATCGGGGCGGCCAATCTCCTGCCCGGCCGGATCGTGCGCGTCACCGGGCCAGGACGGGGCGAGATCGAGGTCGGGCAGGGCGCCGAGCGCGTGCAGCTGCCCTGCCGGTTGGGCGAGGGCCTCGCCGAGGGCGACGCCGCCGTGCTCTCGGTGCGGCCCGAGAACGTGGAGGCCTCGCGCGACAACGGGGGGCAGCCCCGGCTGGAAGGCGAGGTGCTGCAAACCATCTTCCTGGGTAACTGCCTCGATTGCCGCGTGCGCTGGGGCGAGTTCGAGTGGAAGGTGCTGGCCCACCCGCGGGACCGCCTGCAGCCCGGCGAGCGCGTCTCTCTCCGCCTGGACCCCGAGCACTCGCTGGCGGTCCGGCCATGA
- a CDS encoding glycine zipper family protein codes for MRQPVLLSLAAAVSLSACATLPTGPSVLVLPGNGKPFEVFQADDAACRQWAFSAAGRQPGQAATESTVAGAAIGTAIGTAAGAVIGAAAGSPGTGAAIGAGTGLLTGTAAGASAGYGYAGEAQRRYDIAYQQCMYAKGNQIPGVMRSAKSSRRPPPPGAQPPPPPPPPR; via the coding sequence ATGCGCCAGCCGGTGCTGCTCTCACTGGCCGCTGCAGTTTCTCTCAGCGCCTGCGCGACGCTGCCGACGGGCCCCAGCGTGCTGGTGCTTCCGGGCAACGGCAAGCCGTTCGAGGTGTTCCAGGCCGACGATGCGGCGTGCCGCCAGTGGGCCTTCAGTGCGGCCGGTCGGCAACCAGGTCAAGCCGCGACCGAGAGCACGGTGGCCGGCGCGGCCATCGGCACCGCCATCGGCACCGCGGCCGGAGCCGTGATCGGCGCGGCCGCAGGAAGTCCGGGCACCGGCGCCGCGATCGGTGCCGGCACGGGGCTGCTCACAGGAACGGCCGCGGGGGCCAGCGCGGGCTACGGATACGCGGGCGAAGCGCAGCGGCGGTACGACATCGCCTATCAACAGTGCATGTACGCCAAGGGCAACCAGATCCCGGGAGTGATGCGCTCCGCGAAGTCTTCTCGTCGTCCGCCGCCGCCCGGCGCTCAACCACCTCCGCCGCCACCGCCCCCCCGCTGA
- a CDS encoding ABC transporter ATP-binding protein, which yields MTRPPEAFVDVDHLTKRFGSEVAVHDVSLAVGRGEFVTLLGPSGCGKTTTLRCIAGLERPDAGEVRIDGVVVASGERGIFLNPEDRNIGMVFQSYAVWPHMTVFDNVAYGLRIRRAGRAEIKSRTTKALELVGLAHLADRYAMKLSGGQRQRVALARAIVYNPKVVLFDEPLSNLDAKLREQMRVELVRLQHDVGITSVYVTHDQTEALVMSDRVIVMDRGVIQQVGDPQTIYARPANAFVANFIGVANLLEGTLLGRHGELCELEIPLGEGRLPLRLRAAGGEGAARGQRIILSLRPEDISLHLARPDACPNVIEGQVIDTVYLGNFLDCQVRVGTHEVGVQIAHYEQLVPDQKVFLTFQPDHGLCLTE from the coding sequence ATGACGCGGCCCCCGGAAGCTTTCGTCGACGTGGACCATCTCACCAAGCGCTTCGGCTCCGAGGTGGCCGTGCATGACGTGAGCCTCGCGGTGGGCCGGGGCGAGTTCGTGACCTTGCTCGGCCCGTCCGGCTGTGGGAAGACGACGACGCTGCGGTGCATCGCAGGTCTGGAGCGTCCCGATGCCGGCGAGGTCCGCATCGACGGCGTGGTCGTGGCCTCGGGCGAGCGAGGGATCTTCCTCAATCCCGAGGACCGCAATATCGGCATGGTGTTCCAGAGCTACGCCGTCTGGCCTCACATGACCGTCTTCGACAACGTGGCCTACGGCCTCCGCATCCGGCGCGCCGGGCGGGCCGAGATCAAGTCGCGGACTACGAAGGCGCTGGAACTGGTGGGCCTGGCTCACCTGGCCGACCGTTACGCCATGAAGCTCTCCGGAGGCCAGCGCCAGCGCGTGGCGCTGGCCCGGGCCATCGTCTACAACCCCAAGGTCGTCCTGTTCGACGAGCCCCTCAGCAACCTGGACGCCAAGCTCCGCGAGCAGATGCGGGTCGAGCTGGTCCGTCTCCAGCACGACGTCGGCATCACGTCCGTCTACGTGACCCACGATCAGACCGAAGCCCTCGTCATGAGCGACCGGGTCATCGTGATGGACCGGGGAGTCATCCAGCAGGTGGGAGACCCCCAGACCATCTATGCGCGGCCGGCCAATGCCTTCGTGGCGAACTTCATCGGGGTGGCCAACCTCCTGGAAGGAACCCTGCTCGGCCGCCACGGCGAGCTCTGCGAGCTGGAAATCCCCCTGGGTGAGGGGCGGCTACCGCTCCGGCTCCGGGCCGCTGGAGGCGAGGGGGCGGCGCGCGGCCAGCGCATCATCCTGAGCCTGCGCCCCGAGGACATCTCGCTCCACCTGGCCCGCCCGGACGCATGCCCGAACGTGATCGAGGGCCAGGTCATCGACACCGTCTACCTGGGGAACTTTCTCGACTGCCAGGTCCGGGTGGGAACCCACGAGGTCGGGGTGCAGATCGCTCACTACGAGCAGCTCGTCCCCGATCAGAAGGTGTTTCTGACGTTCCAGCCTGACCACGGGCTCTGTCTGACCGAGTAG
- a CDS encoding OmpA family protein: MLRVFAVGVVAIGLLAGCVSQSKYQTLETQAAAEKMSLEQEIASLRSQQQELEGQKKSLERQLSSLRDELGRRESELSSVNQQLASLSHESTAQRSELEAQRQSLQNQIASLNDRLSSTEQRASELAAQKEDLANQKAQLAAQKDEEIRRLRGTYDTLVKDLESEIAKGEIKVKQIRDRLSVQLVEKILFDSGKTDIKPQGKAVLDKVGTVLRTVTDKQIRIEGYTDSVPISAALRSKYPTNWELSTRRATTVLRYLQDNTGVDGKYLSAVGYGEHRPVAANDTEQGRAENRRIEIVLTPLDAGEMQ; this comes from the coding sequence ATGTTGAGAGTGTTTGCGGTGGGGGTGGTGGCGATCGGGCTGCTCGCCGGGTGCGTCTCGCAATCGAAGTATCAGACGCTGGAGACGCAAGCCGCGGCGGAAAAGATGAGTCTGGAACAGGAGATCGCGTCGCTCCGGTCCCAGCAGCAGGAGCTGGAAGGACAGAAGAAGTCGCTGGAGCGACAGCTGTCCTCCCTGCGCGACGAGCTGGGTCGGCGCGAGAGCGAGCTGTCGTCCGTCAATCAACAGCTCGCCTCGCTCAGTCATGAGAGCACGGCCCAGCGGAGTGAGCTCGAGGCGCAGCGGCAGTCGCTGCAGAATCAGATCGCCTCGCTGAACGACCGGCTGTCGAGCACCGAGCAGCGCGCCAGCGAGCTGGCGGCGCAGAAGGAAGATCTGGCCAATCAGAAGGCGCAGCTGGCCGCGCAGAAAGACGAAGAGATCCGCCGGTTGCGCGGGACGTACGACACCCTGGTGAAGGATCTGGAGAGCGAGATCGCCAAGGGTGAGATCAAGGTCAAGCAGATCCGGGACCGGCTCTCGGTCCAGCTGGTGGAGAAGATCCTGTTCGACTCCGGCAAAACCGACATCAAGCCCCAGGGCAAAGCCGTGCTGGACAAGGTCGGCACCGTCCTGCGCACCGTCACCGACAAGCAGATCCGCATCGAGGGCTACACGGACTCCGTGCCCATCAGCGCCGCGCTCAGGAGCAAGTACCCCACGAACTGGGAGTTGTCGACGCGGCGGGCGACGACGGTCCTGCGCTACCTGCAGGACAACACCGGCGTCGACGGGAAGTACCTCTCCGCCGTCGGCTATGGCGAGCACCGGCCCGTGGCCGCCAACGACACGGAGCAGGGACGGGCTGAGAATCGCCGAATCGAGATCGTGTTGACGCCGCTCGACGCCGGCGAGATGCAGTAG
- a CDS encoding iron ABC transporter permease produces the protein MRTEAALETFDGAPVASRWRSLARSLVTQESVITLVASVVVAAAVLLPLATLIVSSFQVLDHLGFDTRWGLENYRTLISDRIIRKAFVNTLLISTGSMLLATVLGVSLAWINARTNCPGREKLEPFNLIPFFLSPFVGAIAWHNLAAPRTGLLNAWARQLFGIEGHLLNVDNIYGVIWVTGIFFTPLVYLFVVGSLRRMDPSLEDSARTTGAGLVRTTLTVTLPLVAPGILSGAIIVFVTSAGEFGVPFKLGSPYGWETLTTQIFSKAVGDDANHYLGATMSMALGVITAFFVWIQQRVIAPRSFTTVTGKGFRPNFIDLGRWKWVALGFNLAFILVAVLLPLFCLLVVSLHPVWEGEIIARDLTVWNYQKVLFFWRPDAIRSATNGILNSFILAFAGATIAMVLSLVVSYMIHRTRGFGARLLDFLCVVPIGFPGIVLAMGVLVTYIQTPIYATLWILLLGYITRFFPYGQRNVSSVMLAISEELDQSSRMSGASWLTTLRRVTIPLLKPGIFAGWVLLFIIFLRELSISIILYTAGTETLSVGVYYLANFENEPLTSALSIAQTAVLLLCIVVFRRVAGREALTA, from the coding sequence ATGCGGACTGAAGCCGCCCTCGAGACCTTCGACGGCGCGCCGGTAGCGAGCCGCTGGCGCAGCCTGGCCCGGAGCCTGGTGACCCAGGAATCGGTCATCACGCTGGTGGCCAGTGTCGTCGTGGCCGCGGCCGTCCTCCTGCCTCTGGCCACGCTGATCGTGAGCAGCTTCCAGGTCCTGGACCACCTGGGGTTCGACACTCGCTGGGGGCTGGAGAACTACCGAACGCTCATCAGTGACCGGATCATCCGCAAGGCGTTCGTCAACACGCTGCTCATCAGTACTGGCTCCATGCTCCTGGCCACCGTGCTGGGGGTGTCCCTGGCCTGGATCAACGCGCGGACGAACTGCCCGGGGCGGGAGAAGCTCGAGCCGTTCAATCTGATCCCTTTCTTCCTGAGCCCCTTTGTGGGCGCCATCGCCTGGCACAACCTGGCCGCGCCGAGGACGGGGCTGCTCAACGCCTGGGCCCGCCAGCTCTTCGGTATCGAGGGACATCTCCTCAACGTCGACAACATCTACGGCGTGATCTGGGTGACGGGGATCTTCTTCACTCCGCTGGTCTACCTCTTCGTGGTCGGCTCCCTCCGCCGGATGGACCCGTCGCTCGAGGACAGCGCGCGCACGACGGGTGCCGGGCTGGTGCGCACCACCCTGACGGTGACCCTGCCCCTGGTGGCGCCCGGGATCCTCTCGGGGGCCATCATCGTCTTCGTCACGAGCGCCGGAGAGTTCGGGGTGCCCTTCAAGCTGGGCTCGCCCTACGGCTGGGAAACCCTCACCACCCAGATCTTCTCCAAGGCCGTGGGCGACGACGCCAACCACTATCTGGGCGCCACCATGAGCATGGCCCTGGGGGTCATCACGGCCTTCTTCGTCTGGATCCAGCAGCGCGTCATCGCGCCCCGCTCGTTCACCACGGTGACGGGCAAGGGCTTCCGGCCCAACTTCATCGACCTGGGCCGCTGGAAGTGGGTGGCCCTGGGCTTCAACCTGGCTTTCATCCTCGTCGCCGTGCTGCTGCCCCTCTTCTGCCTGCTGGTGGTGAGCCTGCACCCGGTGTGGGAGGGCGAAATCATCGCGCGCGACCTGACCGTCTGGAACTACCAGAAGGTCCTCTTCTTCTGGCGGCCCGACGCCATCCGGTCGGCGACCAACGGGATCCTCAACAGCTTCATCCTGGCCTTTGCCGGCGCCACGATCGCCATGGTGCTCTCGCTCGTGGTGAGCTACATGATCCACCGGACCCGGGGCTTCGGGGCCAGGCTGCTCGACTTTCTCTGCGTCGTTCCCATCGGCTTCCCGGGCATCGTGCTGGCCATGGGGGTGCTGGTGACGTACATCCAGACGCCGATCTACGCCACCCTGTGGATTTTGCTCCTGGGCTACATCACCCGCTTCTTCCCCTACGGCCAGCGCAACGTCTCGTCCGTCATGCTGGCCATCTCGGAGGAGCTGGACCAGAGCTCGCGGATGTCGGGGGCCTCGTGGCTGACGACGCTGCGGCGGGTGACGATCCCCCTGCTCAAGCCCGGAATCTTCGCGGGCTGGGTGCTGCTCTTCATCATCTTCCTGCGCGAGCTGTCGATCTCGATCATCCTGTACACCGCGGGAACGGAGACCCTGTCGGTCGGGGTCTACTACCTGGCCAATTTCGAGAACGAGCCGCTGACGTCGGCGCTCTCCATTGCCCAGACCGCGGTGCTTCTGCTCTGCATCGTCGTCTTCCGGCGCGTGGCGGGGCGGGAGGCGCTGACCGCCTGA
- a CDS encoding ABC transporter substrate-binding protein translates to MRHRADIFALFTAAALAGVVVAAATPASAAELTPQEEKLVAAAKQEGAVTFLNPLFSDETGTRLGAAFIKRYGLGSDFKFNNLRKGTGATVAQVRQEIQAGRFTVDVHMVSAPGFFDEANKRGAFEKLDSGYWKDHIELVEKAGQYSNYPYVVVPLAYTFQPVWNSSCPGMADIKVTSYADTVQPALKGKTISPDITKSFTYTNTAISLMESGIDMNAYWDKLKATDPIVEFRSEPKMQMVISCERAFDMWNLSGRVYQNVLKKPELAKVLRIGHFKEGQVMLGNQIAVLKGAPHPNAGKLLVEFLLSKEGADIFVETEGIYTFRKGYTPPDAAKPYLLDLSQHKLLGLKDWVGAQAKFKAVRGEWIKRFK, encoded by the coding sequence ATGCGGCATCGCGCGGATATCTTTGCGTTGTTCACCGCGGCCGCGCTGGCCGGGGTGGTGGTCGCCGCGGCAACTCCGGCCTCGGCGGCCGAGCTGACTCCCCAGGAAGAGAAGCTGGTCGCCGCGGCCAAGCAGGAGGGGGCCGTCACCTTCCTGAACCCCCTGTTCAGTGACGAGACGGGTACGCGGCTGGGCGCCGCCTTCATCAAACGCTACGGCCTGGGCAGCGACTTCAAGTTCAACAACCTGCGCAAGGGGACCGGCGCCACCGTGGCCCAGGTGCGTCAGGAGATCCAGGCCGGCCGGTTCACCGTGGACGTGCACATGGTGAGCGCGCCCGGGTTCTTCGACGAGGCCAACAAGCGCGGGGCCTTCGAGAAGCTGGACAGCGGGTACTGGAAGGACCACATCGAGCTCGTCGAGAAGGCCGGGCAGTACTCGAACTATCCCTACGTGGTCGTGCCGCTGGCCTACACGTTCCAGCCGGTGTGGAACAGCTCCTGCCCCGGGATGGCGGACATCAAGGTGACGTCCTACGCCGACACCGTCCAGCCGGCCCTGAAGGGCAAGACCATCTCGCCCGACATCACCAAGAGCTTCACCTACACGAACACGGCGATCTCGCTCATGGAGTCGGGCATCGACATGAACGCCTACTGGGACAAGCTCAAGGCGACCGATCCCATCGTGGAGTTCCGTTCCGAGCCCAAGATGCAGATGGTCATCTCCTGCGAGCGGGCGTTCGACATGTGGAACCTCTCGGGGCGCGTCTACCAGAACGTCCTCAAGAAGCCCGAGCTGGCCAAGGTCCTCCGCATCGGCCACTTCAAGGAAGGCCAGGTCATGCTCGGCAACCAGATCGCCGTCTTGAAGGGCGCGCCGCATCCCAATGCGGGGAAGCTGCTGGTCGAGTTCCTCCTGAGCAAGGAGGGGGCCGACATCTTCGTCGAGACCGAGGGCATCTACACCTTCCGCAAGGGCTACACCCCCCCGGACGCGGCCAAGCCGTACCTCCTGGATCTCAGCCAGCACAAGCTGCTCGGGCTGAAGGACTGGGTGGGCGCCCAGGCCAAGTTCAAGGCCGTGCGGGGCGAGTGGATCAAGCGGTTCAAATAG